One genomic window of uncultured delta proteobacterium includes the following:
- a CDS encoding Polyprenyl synthetase, with the protein MLSLVSVLREEQPRINAVLEKEIAALPASARDVARHTLAAGGKRLRPMLAVTMGRLFGCDHPDIYAMAAAIEFLHVASLLHDDVLDNATTRRGIVAAHTVYTPTVAILGGDVMLAHAAGMVAKLGDSFISIQFAEAVSQTAVGEIDEFNNLGDVMLPYEKYLAIITGKTAWNLRIACELPAHRAGAGEEQVKAAAAFGQELGLAFQIVDDALDIAPSKDTGKPSGGDLRERKCTPLTRFYMDSLPENEAKAFAEKFKTGSFTEAEIEAIIRTMREKGMDKQTRDLAEPHLARAKEALAKLPANKERKILEQVPDFIKTRGN; encoded by the coding sequence ATGTTGAGCCTTGTCAGCGTGTTGCGGGAAGAACAGCCCCGCATCAACGCGGTTCTGGAAAAAGAGATAGCGGCCCTGCCCGCTTCAGCACGGGACGTCGCCCGGCATACCCTTGCCGCCGGGGGCAAGCGGTTGCGCCCCATGCTCGCGGTCACCATGGGGCGTCTTTTCGGGTGTGACCATCCGGATATCTACGCCATGGCCGCGGCCATCGAATTTCTGCACGTGGCGAGCCTTCTTCATGATGATGTCCTGGACAACGCCACCACGCGGCGCGGCATCGTGGCCGCCCACACGGTCTATACCCCGACGGTCGCGATCCTCGGCGGGGACGTGATGCTGGCTCACGCGGCGGGCATGGTGGCGAAACTCGGCGATTCGTTCATTTCCATCCAGTTTGCCGAGGCCGTTTCCCAGACAGCCGTGGGCGAAATAGACGAATTCAACAACCTGGGCGACGTCATGCTGCCCTATGAAAAATATCTCGCGATCATCACGGGCAAGACCGCCTGGAACCTCAGGATCGCCTGTGAATTGCCCGCGCACCGCGCCGGAGCCGGGGAGGAACAGGTAAAGGCCGCCGCCGCCTTCGGGCAGGAACTGGGCCTCGCCTTCCAGATCGTTGACGACGCCCTGGATATCGCGCCGTCAAAGGACACTGGCAAACCCTCGGGTGGTGACCTGCGCGAAAGAAAATGCACGCCGCTGACCCGTTTCTACATGGATTCCCTGCCGGAGAACGAGGCGAAAGCGTTTGCGGAAAAGTTCAAAACCGGGTCCTTCACGGAAGCGGAAATCGAAGCCATTATCCGGACCATGCGCGAGAAGGGCATGGACAAGCAAACCCGTGATCTGGCCGAACCCCACCTTGCGCGGGCCAAGGAAGCCCTGGCCAAGCTCCCGGCCAACAAGGAGCGCAAGATCCTGGAACAGGTGCCGGATTTTATCAAAACGCGCGGGAATTAG
- the capL gene encoding Protein CapL, producing the protein MRQRGMHRLRKTMTLQFADFKKKKLPVAVVGLGYVGLPLAVALARHFAVIGFDVAAERVAALASGRDHTGEVDDAAMAATTAQFTTDPAELARARVIIVAVPTPVDNHKTPDLTPVTRACATVGRAMAKGSVVVFESTVYPGVTEDVCVPILEKESGLVFGRDFTVGYSPERINPGDKVHTLESVVKIVAGSDEATRSLLAKIYGAVVKAGIHEASSIKVAEAAKVIENTQRDLNIALMNELSVIFHNLGIDTMEVLEAAGTKWNFLPFRPGLVGGHCIGVDPYYLTYKAEETGYQPQVILAGRRINDSMGGYVAKTAVKMMIQAGRQIRDAKVGILGLTFKENVPDLRNSKVIDIITELVDFGATVQVHDPLADNDEAKAEYGVSLLPLQDLTELDALILAVGHEAFSHITPKDIAARFADKDSVVVLDVKAFWDKEAMLDAGYAYWRL; encoded by the coding sequence ATGAGACAACGCGGCATGCACCGCTTGAGGAAGACCATGACCCTGCAATTCGCGGATTTCAAAAAGAAGAAACTGCCCGTCGCCGTGGTGGGACTGGGCTATGTCGGCCTGCCCCTGGCCGTCGCCCTGGCCAGACATTTCGCCGTTATCGGGTTTGACGTTGCCGCGGAGCGCGTCGCGGCTCTCGCGAGCGGGCGCGACCACACCGGCGAGGTGGATGACGCGGCCATGGCCGCCACAACGGCGCAATTCACCACGGACCCGGCTGAGCTTGCCAGGGCGCGGGTCATCATCGTGGCCGTGCCGACCCCGGTGGACAACCACAAAACCCCGGACCTCACCCCGGTGACCCGCGCCTGCGCCACCGTGGGCCGCGCCATGGCCAAGGGGAGCGTGGTGGTTTTTGAGTCAACGGTCTACCCCGGCGTGACCGAGGACGTGTGCGTGCCCATTCTGGAAAAGGAGTCGGGTCTCGTTTTCGGCCGGGATTTCACCGTGGGCTATTCCCCGGAGCGCATTAACCCCGGCGACAAGGTGCATACCCTTGAGAGCGTGGTGAAAATCGTGGCCGGGAGCGACGAGGCCACCCGCTCGCTGCTGGCGAAAATTTACGGCGCGGTGGTCAAGGCCGGCATTCACGAAGCCTCTTCCATCAAGGTGGCGGAAGCCGCCAAAGTTATCGAGAACACCCAGCGCGACCTCAACATCGCGCTCATGAACGAGTTGTCCGTCATCTTCCACAACCTGGGCATCGACACCATGGAAGTGCTGGAAGCCGCCGGGACAAAATGGAATTTTCTCCCCTTCCGGCCCGGCCTTGTGGGCGGGCACTGCATCGGGGTGGACCCCTATTACCTCACCTACAAGGCCGAGGAAACGGGCTACCAGCCCCAGGTCATCCTCGCGGGTAGGCGCATCAACGACTCCATGGGCGGCTACGTCGCCAAGACCGCGGTCAAGATGATGATCCAGGCGGGCCGCCAGATCAGGGACGCCAAGGTCGGCATCCTCGGGCTGACCTTCAAGGAAAACGTGCCGGACCTGCGCAATTCCAAGGTCATCGACATCATTACGGAACTTGTGGACTTCGGCGCCACGGTCCAAGTGCACGACCCCCTGGCGGACAACGACGAGGCCAAGGCCGAATATGGCGTCTCGCTTCTGCCGCTCCAGGATTTGACCGAGCTTGACGCGCTGATCCTGGCTGTTGGGCACGAGGCGTTTTCGCACATAACGCCCAAAGATATCGCGGCCCGTTTCGCGGACAAGGATTCGGTGGTGGTTCTCGACGTCAAGGCCTTCTGGGACAAAGAAGCCATGCTGGATGCCGGGTATGCTTACTGGCGGTTGTGA
- the ubiE gene encoding Demethylmenaquinone methyltransferase gives MAPSSSTSHQTAVSAMFGRIAPGYDAANRILSFGVDSLWRRRLVRGVEAAFLPGSRRRILDLAAGTYDVSLALVRHIPGATVLAVDFCLPMLQAGKGKLARAGAYAARRIAPVAGNGLCLPLHDASVDAVTVSFGLRNMLPREDALAEAYRVLTAGGVFHILEFGSAKGRIWGGLYNLYLTKILPFVGGLVTGDKEAYGYLARTVTNFPESAALAEELRAAGFREVAAQRLWGGIVYLHTGKK, from the coding sequence ATGGCCCCGTCTTCTTCCACAAGCCACCAGACCGCCGTTTCCGCCATGTTCGGGCGCATCGCGCCGGGCTATGACGCGGCGAACCGCATCCTCAGTTTCGGCGTGGACTCGCTCTGGCGTCGCCGTCTTGTCAGGGGCGTGGAAGCCGCCTTTCTTCCCGGCTCGCGGCGGCGCATTCTCGACCTCGCGGCCGGCACCTACGACGTCTCTCTCGCTCTTGTGCGGCATATCCCCGGCGCCACGGTGCTGGCCGTGGATTTTTGCCTGCCCATGCTCCAGGCGGGCAAGGGGAAGCTCGCGCGGGCGGGCGCATACGCGGCGCGGCGCATCGCGCCCGTTGCGGGCAACGGCCTCTGCCTTCCCCTGCACGATGCGAGCGTTGACGCGGTGACGGTTTCCTTCGGCCTGCGCAACATGCTCCCGCGCGAAGACGCTCTTGCGGAAGCGTACCGGGTTCTCACGGCGGGCGGGGTGTTCCACATCCTGGAATTCGGCTCGGCAAAGGGGCGCATCTGGGGCGGGCTGTACAACCTGTACCTGACGAAGATCCTTCCGTTCGTCGGCGGCCTTGTCACCGGGGACAAAGAGGCTTACGGCTATCTCGCCCGCACCGTCACGAATTTTCCGGAATCGGCGGCTCTCGCGGAGGAGCTCCGCGCCGCGGGTTTCCGGGAGGTGGCCGCCCAACGGCTTTGGGGCGGCATCGTCTACCTGCACACCGGGAAAAAATGA
- a CDS encoding Futalosine nucleosidase — MEPRITLVAATAMEMRAVLQGLGMNKAAPEPGAAVTGVIRDIPVRLVTSGVGPLAAAYTAGRLAGEGCFTADRCRGLLSLGIAGTYAANAAPVGSVVMATREIWPEYGLFTEEGVDAEALGFPLAGKKGDSGAVWNSLTLSPAAALATMGLKDPATAPRSGENPVVAAGPSITVAAVSGTRTRARELAARHAALIENMESFPLALAAAQAGVPFAEVRSVSNLVGDRSPEAWNIPASLAALARAVGLMFSL, encoded by the coding sequence ATGGAACCGAGAATAACGCTTGTGGCCGCGACGGCCATGGAAATGCGGGCTGTTCTGCAGGGGCTCGGCATGAATAAAGCCGCGCCGGAGCCTGGGGCCGCCGTTACCGGGGTTATCCGCGATATCCCCGTCCGCCTCGTGACCAGCGGCGTCGGCCCCCTGGCGGCGGCCTACACCGCCGGGCGTCTGGCCGGGGAAGGCTGTTTTACCGCCGACCGCTGCCGGGGCCTTCTTTCCCTCGGCATAGCGGGGACATACGCCGCCAATGCCGCGCCCGTCGGGTCCGTGGTCATGGCGACCAGGGAAATCTGGCCCGAATACGGCCTTTTCACGGAAGAGGGCGTGGATGCCGAGGCCCTGGGGTTCCCCCTCGCGGGCAAAAAGGGCGATTCCGGCGCTGTCTGGAATTCCCTTACGCTTTCACCCGCCGCCGCCCTTGCCACCATGGGGCTTAAAGACCCCGCCACCGCGCCGCGCTCGGGGGAGAACCCCGTTGTCGCCGCCGGGCCGAGCATTACGGTGGCCGCTGTTTCCGGCACCCGGACGAGAGCCAGGGAACTTGCCGCCCGCCATGCGGCGCTCATCGAGAACATGGAAAGTTTCCCCCTGGCGCTCGCGGCGGCCCAGGCGGGCGTGCCGTTTGCGGAAGTGAGGTCCGTGTCCAACCTCGTGGGCGACAGAAGCCCGGAAGCCTGGAACATTCCCGCCTCCCTGGCCGCGCTGGCGAGGGCGGTGGGCCTGATGTTCTCCCTGTAA